The genomic window CATCCTTACCTCAACACTTCttctatcaaaaaaaaaaaagacaccctccacaaaatatcaattttcttccaaaacaaTGTCTTCATTAAAACGCATCGTTTGGTTCCCTATCTTGGCCATAGCCATACAAATTCTCTCTATACATACCGTTTTGTCTCAAAGCCAGAACAATGCGTTTCTCTTCCACAAGTGCTCAGACATCGAAGGAAGCTTTACCTCAAAAAGTCTCTACGAGTCAAATCTCAACAATCTCTTTAGTCAGCTCTCTTACAAAGTTCCATCCACCGGTTTTGCCGCCTCCTCCACTGGCAACACTCCAAACAACGTCAACGGTTTGGCCCTTTGCCGCGGTGATGCCTCCTCCTCTGACTGCCGCTCTTGTCTTGAGACTGCCATCCCCGAGGTAACCACACAATATTTACATAAGTTTTTCTACATCTTagtgatatatatagaaaccGCAGATTaagtacaaaacaaaactaggttataattagtttatttacATTTCTAATGccaattttttaattcatacccttttcttttttgaaactaCAATCTATAATTAGAGACTGGCTAAATTTCATTTGGAAAAATGCTAttctattgataaaaaatagttggaaaaaaagatattatatattgGAACGGCAAGAGAAGCATAAATAGTATATCGAGTTCAATGATGGTTCTTGACGTTGGTGTCACATATGACAGCTACGTCAGAGATGTCCGAACAACAAGGCGGGAATAGTATGGTATGACAACTGTCTTGTAAAGTATTCCTCGACCAATTTCTTCGGGAAGATAGATTTCGAGAACAGGTTCTATTTGTACAACGTCAAAAATGTGAGTGATCCATCAACATTCAACTCGCAGACGAAAGCTCTTTTAACCGAGCTGACAAAGAAAGCGACTACTAGAGATAACCAGAAGCTATTTGCGACAGGAGAGAAAAATATCGGAAAGAATAAATTGTACGGACTAGTGCAATGTACGAGGGACTTGAAGAGTATTACTTGTAAGGCGTGTTTAAATGGAATTATTGGGGAGCTTCCTAACTGTTGCGACGGTAAAGAAGGAGGGAGAGTTGTGGGTGGGAGCTGTAACTTTAGGTATGAGATTTACCCTTTTGTTAAGACTGCTTGATTAGAGGTCCAAGTTAAAAGGGGGTCCAATGCCAAACACGGTCTTAATTTGTGATTATTGTCAATGTGATATGTATtgtatgttgttgtttgtataATGTGTTGAGCCAGTAAAATGTAATCTTCTCTTTGTGGGTTATTTGTACGATAGACACGATTATAGAGGCTTGACtcctataaataaaaacattccCTTTGCCAAATATTTTCTAGACTTGAACCACAACCCACAGAAGCAAATATCATCGTTCATAATGCTTAGACTGTATGGCAGATTCAACTGTTTCAAAGGGAAATCTATTTGTCTACtacttcaaattttaattgatgttaaaaacacaaaacatttttcaatatatatgtttatattgaCAATTTGTGTGccaaccatttaaaaaaaaatagtaaatgcaaaaactctttatttttttctgtttgtatcaatagttttgaaaaatatatttgacaGAAACCTGGAAATATACtgtatgtaaataaataaaaacacaccAGTAATGTGTCGTATTGCTATAAACTTGAccaaaaaatcattaattttttttttttggaagtcGTCTTGATTTTCTAAGttcatttacatatatttgtcTTCTAATCAAGTTTAGttatgttaatgtttttggATAGAACCAAGTGTCGTTAGCTCAATTCGTAAAGATCCTACGCAAAGCTTAGAGGTCGCCGGTTCGAATGACATTTAGAACAAAACTAATGTTACATAATGTGGTTTCGGGTCTGGGATTACGGACTTCAACCCAAAACCTcctagatttaaaaaaaaaaaaatgcttttggatagaaaatctaaatttCATCAAAGTATATATGAGAGACTcagaaaatgttttacatTATGAGGTGCTGATTGGTTTGTTGactaaaagattttaaacGTCAACGGATAACTAGGAGAAGATATTGGTCACATGTGCTATGCTGAGTCATTGCGATGAAGACAGGTCAACGAAGGAGGAGAACCACGTTGCTCCTTCGCTTTTTCCCAATCCTTTCTTTGTGCGTAAGCGGCGACCACTACCACGAAAATCCCGCATAATATTCTGAAAAAATTCTCACAGTTTTCGGATAAAATCGTACACTCAGGACAAAAATAAGAATGCAAGATACAAATATAGAAACCCTATATGAAAAGGACAACATTAAACTAAATTCTAATTCTATTGATATTAAGGACCtatattttcaaagtttaaagGACTGCTCATTAAGAATTACGAAACAATAAAATTGTTTGTCCCCCATCATTGGTCAAATCAAAGATAAGCCTATACGCACTTCCGTATACTTAAAGTTTGACTTGATAACTATACAAATCATGTTCAAATGGTAAGGTTGCTGTCACTCCTCGAGTCCGAAACTTAGGGATCGGTCAACAGAGCTAGTGTTAATCAGATGTGAATCTCTTATAATAAGCATAAAATCAAACTATTAGTATTTATTGAATTAAAAACTCAATGATTTGTTCTCCAGAGCTAGATATTTTAATGGTACAGAGAGGCAGacgtttttcttttggtaatcAAGGTCTGACCCATGTAATCTAGAGATCAGAGCAAGTTATATAAGTCTTGTCTTCCTTGTAGATATCGGCACTCATAACCTTAAAAGTTCTTTTTTTAGGTGGCCACTGGCCAGCTTGCCATAGTCAGTCTCAGTCCAATTGGTCTACAGGTTTAAAgcaaatttatcaaaattagaccaataaatcaaaatattttaatgtactttttctaTCATATCTTCAACCATtctagaaatattttaaaatatataaattattcgTTCGaagttttaaactttaaactagTAACCTATTTTATCTTAAAAATTTTAAGTGTAGTTTGAAATAATGATTAGCAAATTTATTAGATTAACATACATAAGAGGGAACAGGTTTATATAATGTTGGAactaaaaggaaaatattaaaaaatgaaaaaaaaaaacatagggACAAAAAGAACATTATATGGGAAAGACAAACCATCAAATGTAAGAACAAATGGATTGTACATTTAGGGTATGAACCCAAGCGTGGACTCTAAGAAAAGCTCAACCCCTTTCTAAGCCCAGCAATATACGTATATAGTTGGGAATTCCACGTGAAGAACAACACATGTATTAAAGGTCAGGCCAAATGTTTGTAAGaattttacccaaaaaaaaatgtttgtaagAAGTATTCACTATTCAGTATCACAAATAATAGTCACTTTATAAGAATCAGATTCCAACGATAAAAGCGTTGTCACATCGACAACAAATTTTTAGTCTTGAGCCCATTTAGTAAGCccataatataatattttctttgacaTGGAACTGGCCCATAGTAAAACATCTAAACCGAGATGCTAGTAATTTAGtatagtttttaataaatacaCATAAAAGCagataaatcataaatgttTGCTTcgtttaccaaaaaaatgtttgcttCGTTTACCAAAAAATGTTTGCTTCATTTAATAAGGGATTTCAGAAACGCTCTTGCATGATAAATAGTTAATGCACCAAGTCATCAACATCAAGCAGATGTCTCTGTAtaatatcaataaataaaattaacataGTAGTAGACTGTATTTAACATGTATAACATATCAAATTCATAAATGACAAAATCATGAAATAACACCCAACTAGTTAGTAGTTA from Arabidopsis thaliana chromosome 3, partial sequence includes these protein-coding regions:
- a CDS encoding Receptor-like protein kinase-related family protein (Receptor-like protein kinase-related family protein; FUNCTIONS IN: molecular_function unknown; INVOLVED IN: response to abscisic acid stimulus; LOCATED IN: cell wall, vacuole; EXPRESSED IN: 17 plant structures; EXPRESSED DURING: 9 growth stages; CONTAINS InterPro DOMAIN/s: Protein of unknown function DUF26 (InterPro:IPR002902); BEST Arabidopsis thaliana protein match is: Domain of unknown function (DUF26) (TAIR:AT3G58310.1); Has 1682 Blast hits to 1490 proteins in 22 species: Archae - 0; Bacteria - 0; Metazoa - 0; Fungi - 0; Plants - 1682; Viruses - 0; Other Eukaryotes - 0 (source: NCBI BLink).), producing MSSLKRIVWFPILAIAIQILSIHTVLSQSQNNAFLFHKCSDIEGSFTSKSLYESNLNNLFSQLSYKVPSTGFAASSTGNTPNNVNGLALCRGDASSSDCRSCLETAIPELRQRCPNNKAGIVWYDNCLVKYSSTNFFGKIDFENRFYLYNVKNVSDPSTFNSQTKALLTELTKKATTRDNQKLFATGEKNIGKNKLYGLVQCTRDLKSITCKACLNGIIGELPNCCDGKEGGRVVGGSCNFRYEIYPFVKTA